The window TTACTCGATTGTACGTCTTAAATCTACAACCCAAGCAAGCCATCGAGTGCTTTTGAGGTAATTTGTCTTCCTGACTTTGGTTAGGGCTTATAAATCTACATCCAGGTGTGCTTACTGTGTAGGAATTTGATGAGTGAGGTAGGTGTGGTTTGATAAATTTTGACGGTGTCATCTCTACTGCGACAGGTTAGTGAAGGATGAGTCATTCTATTGGCTCGCCAAACCAGAAAAACTATGACGTGGAAGCCGGAAGTAACCGCTCCGGCGACGAGGAGGAGTCCAACAATGTGTTTGAGATTCACAGGACCAAGCACGTTTCCGTCGATCGTCTCCGGCGCTGGAGGGTATGGATTTTCTTACTGCTTTGCTTTTCTGTTTTGTTTTTGATTATCTCTGCTTTCCGTTTTCGGTGTTTGCTTTTTTGTTCGGTTGCTTTGAATTTTTGCTGCTATTTGGTGTGGTGCATCTAATTATCTGCCGTATATGCCATATGACATGTGTGTTCTTCAATTGGAGAGCTTGAGATTTGTTGATGTTATGAAGCTCTCTTTCATCAACGATCGATACAGAGCAAAAGAGTGGGATAGGGAGATAATCAGAGAGCTTTATGTGCGCAATAGCTTGCAGATAGTGTTGGGGGATTGCGTTTGATCTAACATTGATCAAAACGGAAGCAAGTCTGTTGTTTCTATTGAATTAGGTTTGTGAGAGTTAGGACTAAACCAACAAAAAAATTGCGGCAGCTGCTACTTTTGCATTTCATGATTACTCTTTTTTTTGTCTGTTTGGTATGCCTTTGTTTGTTAAATTGGGTTTTGTTTGCTTTGCATATTGATTAGATTGGAGTTGTAGCCGAAAGGTTGATATGTGTAAATAGGCTGAGCAATTCTATTTTGTTTTGCAGGGTTGGTGAACTATGTGGTGTCAAATTTTATTACTGTTTTGGACTCAGGTATGAATTATGTTAAGACTTCTAATGCCTTTTCTTTTGGCATTACAATGTTAATGTTTTAAGAGTCGGTGAGTTCTCAGTTGGTATTTGGTTTATTAAGTAAATGATGCTTGATGCTTTTTATCAATTATATTTGTACAGTTTTCAGTTTGAATCTTTTGTTCGTTTTATAAATGCAGATACAAAATTAGGTGGTTATACGATGCTAAGAACTCGAGGTTACTTCTGGCAAGGTAATACATCATTGTTTTTTTTAATGAATCATACATGTTAATGAATTAATTGGTTTTTTTTTTAACTCTTAATGACTAAATTGTTGATTGTGATTGTAAAGTGAATGGCTGATTTGCTCATTTACAATGGCTGTTGGTTTTTTCCTTCTTGCAGTCATAAAGGCCTGATCTCAATTTATTAAGCTAAACAGGCAGACAGACTTTGAAGAACAAAGGAGGGGAAGTTTCAAAACATGGAAGGAAACTCCGTATATGCTGTTATTATCAAAGCATCAAGTCATTTTGCAGTCCTTTCTCTTAACTTCTATTGCACTTTGTTATATGTAGAAGTGAAGGGGCTTTAGTATATAGCAAACAGTGCATATTGCGGCTATATATAACAAACGGTGAACTGATGTATGACACCAATCACAAAGGAAAAGGACACTCGAAAGTCCCGGAGCAACGCCCGGGCAATCTTTCTAGTTTTGAATCTATAGAGTGAACTAAGGCAAGCACTTTGTAGGCACAGCAAGTAATGGCTCAGACTTCCTCATTGTAATTCCTAGATTGTCATTCCAATTCATAGATTCTTTAGAAACATTCCTGCCAAGTGCCCAATCGAATTGGTGAAGCAATGATCCCAAAGTAAGGTGCAGCATTCTATGACCCAATGGCACACCTGCACACATTCTTCTCCCAGCTCCAAAAGGAATCAACTCATAATGCTGACCTTTATAATCAATTTTCGACCCTATGAACCTCTCAGGCTTAAATGACTCAGGCTCATCCGTCCACACTTCTGGATCTCTTCCAATTGCATAAGCATTCACAAATACCTGTGTATCTTTGGGTACGAAGTAACCCATGAACTTTGTATCTTGCACAGCTTTTCTTGGTACAAGGAAGGGAATTGGTGGATGCAATCTGAAGGTTTCTTTGATTATGCATTGCAAGTATGGAAGATTGTCAACGTCACTTTCTTCAATCTTTCTGTTTGGACCTATCACTCTATTGAGCTCGGACTTGGCCTTGTTCAGCGTCTCTGGGTTGCATAGAAGCTCAGTCAGTGCCCACTCGGTTGTGCTGCTTGTTGTCTCTGAACCGGCCATAAATATTTCCTGCACCGCAATATATTCTGATTTGTTACTATTAGTTAGTGACAATGCTATATCATCATGACGATCCTTCTTTTGCCTCTTAATCAAAGTATGCATGAAGAGATTGAAAAATATATACAACTTCTAGTTCCAACTTCCAATCTCTGTGTATATATATGCTATAAACAAAAGAAACTAATACATAACATTATTAATAAATGTGTATACATATCGAGCTAATGTTCCCTCCCATGTGAATTATGCATGTATAGTGTTACACAAATTAAATTATATAGCAAGTGATCCCGAGATTAGGACTCATAATTTTACTAATTTATAGACTCAAGTATATACTTAAATAACCATGGTAAACCTAGCCGGGAGCTACTTAAACTCAACTAATTAAGTTAATTTATATGCAATTAACTAATTAAGTAATGTAACTACTAAATAAACTTCAAGAAAACTGAATTGTACATTGGAAGATATCAAACCAAGTCTATCCGAGCTAGCGCAGAGATCGATCACTTACCAGAATGAAAATATTGAGATGATGATCAGAAATCTTGGCTGATTCATCATTTTCGTTGTCTTCAAAATCAAGCAGCACATCCAGAAAGTCCTTAGTTTTCTCTCCACCCACCAACTTCCTCTCTTTCATCCGCGCCTTCACAAAACAGGAGGCAATCTCCAGAGCTTTTCCGACGTGCTTCTTCATCCTTCTCTTCACACCCTGTGGGTCAAGCCATCTCAGCCATGGAAAGTAGTCCGCTATGTTACCATGACCATTGGTCTCCATCAGTCCCCTCATCGCGTCAAAAAACTCCAACCCTTCTTTCGAATTCGGATCCACCAAGTCCCTCGACAACATTAGATTCCCAAGAAGGTTAAATGTCATGAGGAACACGAACCGAGCGACATGGACTCCCTCTGATGATGATCCATTTTCCTCGAGTTTAGTTGCTTCTTCTTCAATCCATTTTTGCATGTTTTCGACGCACTTTCTGCGTATCGATGCCGTCTCATTGATACGCTTGTTGGTCAGCATGTCCACGGTCACTAGGCGCCTTAACACGCGCCATTGTGTACCGTAAGGGGCCAGCGCGAGTGAACCCTTATGGTAGTCGTGGACACGAGCACCTATATTGATATTCCGCTCAACAAACGTCAGGTCGTGGTTTTTGAAAAACTCGGTGGCTGCTTTGGCGGATTGGATTACCATGGTGTTGCGGACACCGAGCCTCAGCCATAAAACAGAACCGAATCGGTGTCGTAGCTCGGTGAGGGTTTTGTGCGGCATAGCTCCAAGGTCGAGCATGTTGCCGAGGATTGGCCATCCCGGTGGGCCGGGTGGAAACGCTTGTTCACCACCTGAGTTTGATCTCCACCGGATCAGCAAGAACAGCAGAGATGGTATGACAACATAAACAAGAAAATTCCAGGGTAAGTACTCCATCAAGCTGAAGAAATTAATGATGAAGTACGTGAGCTAATTAAGCTTGGTTCGTATATATATACACACACACCATATGGTAAAATTAGAAATTTTATTTGCATTAACTATTGGTCATGGTATGACCACCCATTAAACACTTGACATGTGTACCAACTTGACTAGAGTTAGTGTTTGTTTTTAGAATAAACTGTAGTTAGTGTTAATAAATAAATAAATAACTCTTAAATCATTATTATTGAGTAATTATTCTCTGTACCCGGAACACTACGTGGCACTGTCAGGTATTGTACCCGATCAATCATATAACTCAGATTTATGTGGAGACCAACACGGGGTAAAAAAAAAATATAATTTAATACATCAATCAGAAATAAAGATAAAACACGTGAACCAATAAGATTAAAAGAAAACATAAAACAGTGTTCCAGGTACAGATAATAATTAGCTTCGTTACAAATACTCTCTCAGTCTCTCTCCCACCTTTCTCTCTCTCACCAGCAGAAATCTCTCTCCCATCTCTCCACCACAGCACCACCCAACGTCAATTCGCCACTGACGACGACGATTGGGACGATTTTGTCACCGTCGCCGCTCCTCCGGTCAAAACTCCCGTCGTCAACGGTCCAACCGCCGGTCGACTTGTTCGGGTTCTTCAACGTTCTTAACGCGCCGCCGCCCGCGCCGAATTCATATTCCAATTCTAACTATGAAAACCAGACGTTCAATCTCTTTTTTTTTCTTTTTTCTGCAATTTCAGATGCTCATCTTCTCCTCAACTATAATTAAACTATGCAGCAATTTATCATCTACGTTTGGGTATGTTGAAGAACAAAAATGGAAAAATTAGGAACATTTTGGTGAAAGAAAAAAAAAGAGATTCGGGGGTTGGGTGTAGTCGTGGAGCTGCTGGCAATGCAGTGTTGTTGCTCTGGTGAAAAAAGGAGGGGAATGAGAGAGAGAGAAGAAAAAGAGGGGTGGGCGAAGACCGGAAGAGAGATGGAGAGAGTAATTATTATTATTGATTGATTAATGGTTGATTAATTGATTTAAAAATTATTGTTTTATTAACACTAACCATAGTTAAGTTGTTATACAAATGTCAGTCATGTGTTTAGTGTTTAGTGGGTGGTCATACCATTCACTAATATATTGTTGGTCGGCAAATTTGAACCCGGCGTTAAATGTCATGGAATGATTTTTCTTCATTAGTTTGACAATAATACTTCAACTAACCCTAAACTTAACTTTTTTACTTATGGTCAAGCCACCACAATTAGTATATATGTAGTACTAATACAACGTGCTATATAATAATTGCCTTTGATTAAGAGCAAAGTTATGGAACCATTAGACATAATTCTTAATCCATTAGCAATGTAATACTTAATTCTGCAGCGCTATGAAATTTCTTTTTCTTTCTCAAAGCTACGTATAAGTTACAACATTTGAGCCACGATGTAATAAAAATTATTGATCATTATGTATATGTTATGGAGGAGATCTAAAGTTAATTAAGTTAGACCACACATGCCAATATATAAGACGAGATCGAGAGTTATAAACTAACTCAATTATGTGCTAGGGCATGTGCCTTTTTTCCGATATGTAATGCATCATCTCACTCATGTCAATTAATGCAGTGCTCCATATTTCTTGTATAGTAGGGGTGAAGTGCCCAAAATCTGGGGAAATATTTTCTTTTCGAAGGTGAAATCATATGGGTTTGATGTGTCCTCATTAAATATTTTTCATATATACGGAGCAGATTCCATGTATCTATCGTTATTGTCAACTCCAATACTTGTGAAAGGCATATGCCCCAATTGATATTGCCAGAATAAAATCATACGACTCGTTCCACAATGTGATGAACACCCCCA of the Fragaria vesca subsp. vesca linkage group LG6, FraVesHawaii_1.0, whole genome shotgun sequence genome contains:
- the LOC101310531 gene encoding cytochrome P450 76A2-like produces the protein MEYLPWNFLVYVVIPSLLFLLIRWRSNSGGEQAFPPGPPGWPILGNMLDLGAMPHKTLTELRHRFGSVLWLRLGVRNTMVIQSAKAATEFFKNHDLTFVERNINIGARVHDYHKGSLALAPYGTQWRVLRRLVTVDMLTNKRINETASIRRKCVENMQKWIEEEATKLEENGSSSEGVHVARFVFLMTFNLLGNLMLSRDLVDPNSKEGLEFFDAMRGLMETNGHGNIADYFPWLRWLDPQGVKRRMKKHVGKALEIASCFVKARMKERKLVGGEKTKDFLDVLLDFEDNENDESAKISDHHLNIFILEIFMAGSETTSSTTEWALTELLCNPETLNKAKSELNRVIGPNRKIEESDVDNLPYLQCIIKETFRLHPPIPFLVPRKAVQDTKFMGYFVPKDTQVFVNAYAIGRDPEVWTDEPESFKPERFIGSKIDYKGQHYELIPFGAGRRMCAGVPLGHRMLHLTLGSLLHQFDWALGRNVSKESMNWNDNLGITMRKSEPLLAVPTKCLP